The following DNA comes from Helicobacter sp. MIT 21-1697.
GCAGGGATTGACTTTGAACTTCTAGCAAAGCTCAATCCACAAGTGATTTTTGTGCGTGAATTGCCTTTATTTAAGGAGCTAAGCGAGAATCCAAATGAGAAGTGGAACGCCCTAGAGGCTATATCACAAAAAAGATTCTATTATGCGCCTTCAACGCCAAGTAATTGGCTTATGCGTCCATCAAGCATAATGCAGAGCATAGGGCTGATATGGGCAGCCAACAAGCTTCACCCAAATCTTATCAGTAATGAAGAGGCAAAGATTTACACCCAAGAGTTTTTTTCAGACTTTCTTAAGCCCTTAAGCGATGAGGAATACGCTAGAATACAGGGATTATAGAATCTAGATTCTATACATATCAAGGTGTATAAAGGAGATGTATGCAAAAACATTTGTGGGACAAAAAGGCGCAGACTTTTCCTCGCTTTGTCAAAGACACAGAGGATACCTTAGAGATACTTGCGTTTTTTAAAAATGAGGGCGTGAGATTTGCTCATAAAAGGGTGCTTGATATTGGAGCAGGAAATGGGCGATTTGGTCTGCAAATTGCCTTTGAGGCAGCAAAACTTTATGCAACTGATATTTCAAAAGTGATGCTTGATAATCTCCAAATAGATGCACAAAGTTTGGGCTTAAAGAATGTAAGCACTCTTTTAAGTGCGTGGGAAGATGTTGATATAGAATCTTTGGGAGAGATTGATATTGCCTTTGCTTCTATGACACCTGCACTTAATAACCTTGCAGGATTCATAAAAGCTATTAATGCTTCAAAGGAGGGTTTATGTTATGTAGGCTGGGGGAGAGTGAGAGAAAGCGCATTTTTAGATGAGATTTTTGCAGCGCATTATATCAAGGTTGAGCTTCCTGTGGGGTTGCCTCAAGCTTTGCAATGGCTCAAAGAGCTAGGATATAAAGAGCCTACATATTGTTATAAAGAGGCGGCATATACTTATAAATCAGACATACAAAAAGCCATAAATGACATAAAATGGCATATTTGTATGCATCAAGGTGAGCCAGATGAAGAGAAAATCAAAGCCTATCTGGATAAAAAGCAAGTCAATGGATATGTGAGCTATGAGCAAAAACGTGAAGTAGGGATTTGCTTTATTCCACGCGTTTAAGCATATATTAAACGATGATTGAAATGATGTAGGGGCAAAAATGAGAAAAAAGATATTTTTTCTTTGCGGCGTATTCGCGCTTCTTGTGTGTGCTTGTATTATCGCTTTAGGGCTTGGGCGATTTGATATTGCATATAGCGATATGTTTGCCCTTGTGAGAGAATATTTTGAGAATTCAAGTAAAAGTATAGATTCTATCATTTTTGTAGAGGAGCGACTAAGGCGCATTATTGCAGCCTTATGTGTGGGTGGGGCTTTGGCACTAAGTGGCGCACTCTATCAAGGTATTATTGGGAATCCTCTCGTAAGCCCGAGTATTCTTGGAGTGCTTAATGGAGCAAGTTTTGGCGCAGCTTTGGGTATGGTGCTAGGCTTTGGGATTTTGGGTATTGAGGCTTTATGCTTTGTCTTTGGTATTGTCGCAATGAGTGTTTCTGTATGTCTTGCTCATCTTTTTGATAAGAGTATGAGCATTTTAATGCTTATACTTGGTGGTATGGTAAGTGCTGCGTTTTTTGGTGCGGGAGTGAGTGCATTAAAGCTTTTAGCTGACCCTTATAATACCTTGCCAAATATCGTATTTTGGTTGATGGGTTCGCTTAGCTCTGTGCAGAGTCTCCCTTTGGCATTGCTTTGTGCGATATTTGTTGTTGGTTGTTTTTTGAGCGTGATTCTCGCCTCACGCATTGATTTACTTAATCTTGATGAAGAAAGCGCAATGAGTTTGGGCATAAATGTTAAATACGCACGATTGCTTTTTGTGTTGCTTGCTACGCTTTTAGCGAGTGCTTCTGTGGCTGTTGGGGGGCTTATTGGCTGGGTTGGGCTTATCTGTCCTCATATTGCGCGTTTTGTTATAGGGGCAAATCATCGCTTTATGCTACCATTTTGTATTCTTTTTGGTGCATTATTTTTGCTTGTGTGCGATAGCTTAGCGCGAAGTGCATTAAGCACAGAAATTCCGCTAGGCATTGTGAGTGCGGTTGTGGGGATTCCTATTTTTGTGGCTCTTTTGGCACAGAGGGCAAAAAATGTCTAAACCATTTTTAAGAGTGAGTAATCTTACCCTTTTATATCCTAAGTCTCCCGCTTTACCTTTGCTCAATAACATAAGCTTTGAAATAGCTCAAGGTGAGATTCTCTGTGTGCTAGGACCAAATGGCAGTGGCAAAAGCACACTTTTAAGAACGCTTTTAGGGG
Coding sequences within:
- a CDS encoding FecCD family ABC transporter permease produces the protein MRKKIFFLCGVFALLVCACIIALGLGRFDIAYSDMFALVREYFENSSKSIDSIIFVEERLRRIIAALCVGGALALSGALYQGIIGNPLVSPSILGVLNGASFGAALGMVLGFGILGIEALCFVFGIVAMSVSVCLAHLFDKSMSILMLILGGMVSAAFFGAGVSALKLLADPYNTLPNIVFWLMGSLSSVQSLPLALLCAIFVVGCFLSVILASRIDLLNLDEESAMSLGINVKYARLLFVLLATLLASASVAVGGLIGWVGLICPHIARFVIGANHRFMLPFCILFGALFLLVCDSLARSALSTEIPLGIVSAVVGIPIFVALLAQRAKNV
- a CDS encoding class I SAM-dependent methyltransferase, whose amino-acid sequence is MQKHLWDKKAQTFPRFVKDTEDTLEILAFFKNEGVRFAHKRVLDIGAGNGRFGLQIAFEAAKLYATDISKVMLDNLQIDAQSLGLKNVSTLLSAWEDVDIESLGEIDIAFASMTPALNNLAGFIKAINASKEGLCYVGWGRVRESAFLDEIFAAHYIKVELPVGLPQALQWLKELGYKEPTYCYKEAAYTYKSDIQKAINDIKWHICMHQGEPDEEKIKAYLDKKQVNGYVSYEQKREVGICFIPRV